A window of Komagataella phaffii GS115 chromosome 1, complete sequence contains these coding sequences:
- a CDS encoding Outer mitochondrial carnitine acetyltransferase, minor ethanol-inducible enzyme: protein MTFEYQAGLKKLPIPDLQQTCTQYLEVLKPLQTEDEHKNTIEAVDRFIKGAGPVLNEQLKEYSKSRNSYIEQFWYDAYLNYDSPVVLNLNPFILLEDDPTPLQTDQLTRAAALTTSSLRFVRALRKNELSVDKLKNGKALCMDQYPKLFGSSRIPSSTGCVLQTDARSHHIVVISRSQFYWFDVLDQKNDLIMTENDIKLNFTSIVNDAEHAPLEDIAKSSFGVLTTENRRIWFKLRQNLEADDNNKEILNIIDNALFVVCLDHEEINDLKDLAKNYLCGTSVLQNGIQVGTCTNRWYDKLQIIITKNAKAGINFEHTGVDGHTVLRFASDIYTDSILRFAKTINNNSPSLWTSVSPDPSTRDPASFGNVVTTPRKLEWRLNNDLSLSLRFGETRLSDLIAQNEFAALEFKTYGMERIKKMGFSPDAFVQMSFQAAYYALYGKVECTYEPAMTKMFFHGRTEAIRTVSLESNKFVTTFFDSSFTAKEKVQNLKDACQRHSGRTRLCSTGQGVDRHLYALFCIWKRYFSELNSTGSNEPSAETTDNEEEASDTSTLNFQNLSLGNSNISSIDEVKEIPSIFADSGWDKLNNTILSTSNCGNPSLKLFGFGPVSPNGFGLGYIIKENSISICASSKHRQTDRFLDTLNGYLTEFEKIYAESLRPEVDLETEDTAAEIDQVDHEIQAFTPDKYRGRSLDRKTANELSNLLGGYDFHQLGPNDDMLKSRGNSPEPPFSRNTAGFSSREIGKKLRLSEY, encoded by the coding sequence ATGACTTTCGAATATCAAGCTGgcttgaagaaattgccTATCCCCGATTTGCAACAGACTTGTACCCAGTACCTAGAAGTTCTTAAGCCATTGCAGACTGAAGATGAGCACAAGAACACCATCGAAGCTGTAGATCGGTTCATCAAAGGAGCTGGTCCAGTGCTAAATGAGCAACTGAAGGAGTACAGCAAATCTCGTAACTCTTATATCGAGCAGTTCTGGTACGATGCTTACCTTAACTACGATTCTCCCGTGGTTCTGAACTTGAACCCATTTATTCTACTGGAAGACGATCCAACTCCTCTGCAAACGGACCAATTAACCCGTGCTGCTGCTTTAACAACCTCCTCGTTGCGTTTTGTTCGtgctttgagaaagaatGAGCTCAGTGTGGATaagttgaagaatggcAAAGCTTTATGCATGGATCAGTACCCTAAGCTTTTTGGATCGTCGAGAATCCCCTCGTCCACTGGTTGTGTGTTGCAGACTGACGCTAGATCGCATCATATTGTGGTTATATCCCGTTCTCAATTCTATTGGTTTGATGTTTtggatcaaaaaaatgATCTGATTATGACTGAAAACGACATAAAGCTCAATTTCACAAGTATTGTTAATGATGCTGAGCATGCTCCATTGGAGGACATTGCCAAATCCAGTTTTGGGGTCTTGACGACCGAGAACAGAAGGATTTGGTTCAAGTTGAGGCAGAACCTAGAGGCCGACGACAACAACAAGGAGATCCTGAATATAATAGACAATGCTCTGTTCGTAGTCTGTTTGGACCATGAGGAGATCAATGACCTGAAGGATTTGGCTAAAAACTATTTGTGCGGTACCTCAGTCTTGCAAAATGGTATTCAAGTTGGTACTTGTACTAACAGATGGTACGACAAATTACAAATTATCATCACCAAAAATGCCAAAGCTGGTATTAATTTTGAGCACACGGGGGTGGATGGCCATACTGTGTTAAGATTTGCTTCTGACATCTATACAGACTCGATCTTACGGTTTGCAAAAAcaatcaacaacaactcTCCATCCCTATGGACTTCTGTTTCTCCTGACCCTTCTACTCGGGATCCAGCATCATTTGGGAACGTTGTTACTACTCCTCGGAAGCTGGAATGGAGGCTAAATAATGATTTATCGTTGAGTTTGCGATTTGGAGAAACGAGACTTTCTGATTTGATTGCACAAAACGAGTTTGCTGCCTTGGAGTTCAAGACATACGGTATGGAaagaatcaagaagatgGGTTTCTCTCCCGATGCATTTGTTCAAATGAGCTTCCAAGCTGCTTACTATGCGTTATATGGTAAGGTGGAATGTACGTATGAACCTGCTATGACCAAAATGTTCTTCCATGGAAGAACCGAAGCAATAAGAACAGTTTCGCTTGAGTCGAACAAGTTTGTTACTACCTTCTTTGATTCCTCGTTCacagcaaaagaaaaggtcCAAAATTTAAAGGATGCATGCCAGAGACATTCAGGTAGAACCAGACTTTGCTCCACTGGGCAAGGAGTTGATAGACATCTTTACGCACTATTCTgtatttggaagagataCTTTTCAGAGCTCAACTCTACTGGAAGTAATGAACCAAGTGCTGAAACCACTgacaacgaagaagaggcCTCAGACACTTCTACTCTGAACTTTCAGAATCTTTCTTTAGGCAACTCCAATATTTCATCGATTGATGAAGTTAAAGAGATTCCTTCCATATTTGCAGATTCAGGCTGGGATAAACTGAATAACACCATCCTTTCTACTTCGAACTGTGGGAACCCTTctctgaaactttttggatttggtcCAGTCTCACCTAATGGATTTGGATTAGGTTACATCATTAAGGAGAACTCAATTTCCATCTGTGCTTCCTCGAAACATCGTCAGACTGATAGATTTTTGGACACCTTGAATGGTTACCTAACggaatttgaaaagatttatGCCGAGTCTTTAAGACCTGAGGTTGATCTTGAGACTGAAGATACTGCTGCTGAAATCGACCAGGTTGATCATGAAATTCAAGCATTCACTCCTGATAAATACAGAGGAAGGTCGTTGGACAGAAAGACAGCCAACGAACTGTCCAACTTACTAGGCGGATATGATTTCCACCAGTTAGGGCCCAATGACGACATGCTTAAATCCCGTGGTAACTCTCCTGAGCCTCCATTTTCTAGAAACACTGCAGGCTTCTCTTCTAGGGAGATTGGTAAGAAATTACGTCTGTCCGAGTACTAG